In Cotesia glomerata isolate CgM1 linkage group LG1, MPM_Cglom_v2.3, whole genome shotgun sequence, one genomic interval encodes:
- the LOC123265088 gene encoding troponin C-like isoform X2 translates to MLKRAFSMFDSTKSGKIDKEKVRTILNTLGHTFDDQELELLLKQEDVDGNGVLNFDSFYRVATHFQEDDDEALQKELKEAFRLYDKEGNGYIPTSSLREILAALDDQITPDQMDGMIGEIDTDGSGTVDFDEFMEMMTGD, encoded by the exons TGTTAAAAAGAGCTTTTTCAATGTTCGACTCAACAAAGTCTGGAAAAATCGACAAAGAAAAAGTTAGAACCATTTTGAATACACTGGGTCACACTTTCGATGATCAAGAGCTCGAGTTACTTTTGAAACAAGAAGACGTTGATG GCAATGGAGTGCTTAACTTTGACTCGTTTTATCGCGTGGCGACTCATTTCcaagaagatgatgatgaagcgcttcaaaaagaattaaaagaaGCATTTCGTCTCTACGACAAAGAGGGCAATGGATATATCCCAACAAGTTCATTGCGTGAAATCCTGGCTGCTTTGGACGATCAAATTACACCGGATCAAATGGACGGAATGATTGGTGAAATTGATACCGATGGATCAGGAACCGTTGACTTTGATG aatttatgGAAATGATGACTGGAGACTAA
- the LOC123265088 gene encoding troponin C-like isoform X1 — MSGKMDDEQVQMLKRAFSMFDSTKSGKIDKEKVRTILNTLGHTFDDQELELLLKQEDVDGNGVLNFDSFYRVATHFQEDDDEALQKELKEAFRLYDKEGNGYIPTSSLREILAALDDQITPDQMDGMIGEIDTDGSGTVDFDEFMEMMTGD; from the exons TGTTAAAAAGAGCTTTTTCAATGTTCGACTCAACAAAGTCTGGAAAAATCGACAAAGAAAAAGTTAGAACCATTTTGAATACACTGGGTCACACTTTCGATGATCAAGAGCTCGAGTTACTTTTGAAACAAGAAGACGTTGATG GCAATGGAGTGCTTAACTTTGACTCGTTTTATCGCGTGGCGACTCATTTCcaagaagatgatgatgaagcgcttcaaaaagaattaaaagaaGCATTTCGTCTCTACGACAAAGAGGGCAATGGATATATCCCAACAAGTTCATTGCGTGAAATCCTGGCTGCTTTGGACGATCAAATTACACCGGATCAAATGGACGGAATGATTGGTGAAATTGATACCGATGGATCAGGAACCGTTGACTTTGATG aatttatgGAAATGATGACTGGAGACTAA
- the LOC123265088 gene encoding troponin C-like isoform X3, which translates to MFDSTKSGKIDKEKVRTILNTLGHTFDDQELELLLKQEDVDGNGVLNFDSFYRVATHFQEDDDEALQKELKEAFRLYDKEGNGYIPTSSLREILAALDDQITPDQMDGMIGEIDTDGSGTVDFDEFMEMMTGD; encoded by the exons ATGTTCGACTCAACAAAGTCTGGAAAAATCGACAAAGAAAAAGTTAGAACCATTTTGAATACACTGGGTCACACTTTCGATGATCAAGAGCTCGAGTTACTTTTGAAACAAGAAGACGTTGATG GCAATGGAGTGCTTAACTTTGACTCGTTTTATCGCGTGGCGACTCATTTCcaagaagatgatgatgaagcgcttcaaaaagaattaaaagaaGCATTTCGTCTCTACGACAAAGAGGGCAATGGATATATCCCAACAAGTTCATTGCGTGAAATCCTGGCTGCTTTGGACGATCAAATTACACCGGATCAAATGGACGGAATGATTGGTGAAATTGATACCGATGGATCAGGAACCGTTGACTTTGATG aatttatgGAAATGATGACTGGAGACTAA